Proteins encoded in a region of the bacterium genome:
- a CDS encoding isoprenylcysteine carboxylmethyltransferase family protein has translation MMMQEPFSTKHRIYWSRLLGAVLLLYVVLSRPSHVLPPWVMDIGELLGLILLAIAAFGRVWCLVFIAGKKNDVLITEGPYSVVRNPLYIFSFLGTIGFGLAGENPLLTVLLAVLFGLYYPFVVKREERFLASHFAPEFQEYCARTPRWLPNFRLYTEPQTLTVSPLKIRKGILDAMWFIWAFFLWELLEELRVIG, from the coding sequence ATGATGATGCAGGAGCCATTTTCGACAAAGCACAGAATATACTGGAGCCGCCTACTTGGTGCGGTTCTATTGCTTTATGTGGTGCTTAGCCGCCCGTCGCACGTTCTCCCGCCATGGGTAATGGATATCGGGGAATTGCTCGGCCTTATTCTCCTTGCTATTGCTGCGTTCGGCCGCGTTTGGTGTCTTGTGTTCATCGCTGGGAAGAAGAACGACGTTCTCATCACTGAGGGTCCCTACTCGGTTGTGCGCAATCCTTTGTATATCTTCAGTTTTCTTGGCACCATAGGCTTTGGTTTGGCCGGGGAGAACCCCCTACTTACCGTCCTACTGGCTGTTCTGTTTGGGCTGTACTACCCCTTTGTAGTGAAAAGAGAAGAGCGCTTTTTGGCCTCCCACTTCGCACCAGAATTTCAGGAATATTGTGCACGCACTCCACGGTGGCTCCCAAACTTCCGCTTGTACACGGAACCACAAACCCTAACGGTGTCACCGCTGAAGATTCGCAAGGGAATCTTGGATGCCATGTGGTTCATATGGGCCTTTTTTTTGTGGGAACTGCTTGAGGAGTTGCGCGTCATTGGATGA
- a CDS encoding DUF4160 domain-containing protein: protein MPTALRTGPYRIYFYSYDCGEPRHMHVDRENRSAKFWIDPNVALEENHGYSRKELRDIERILRENLEVLRNEWDAFCGRYAHPI from the coding sequence ATGCCAACTGCTTTGCGGACTGGCCCCTATCGCATCTACTTTTACTCCTACGATTGTGGTGAGCCACGACATATGCACGTAGACCGAGAGAATCGGAGCGCTAAATTCTGGATTGATCCCAATGTGGCGTTGGAGGAGAATCATGGCTATAGTCGCAAAGAGTTACGCGACATTGAGCGCATTCTGCGCGAGAATCTGGAGGTCTTGAGAAATGAATGGGACGCCTTCTGCGGTCGTTACGCCCACCCTATATAG
- a CDS encoding DUF2442 domain-containing protein → MNGTPSAVVTPTLYRVVNVMVTDDTLSVDLEDGRTVSVPIGWYPRLAYGTPAERANFQISGAGYGIHWPDLDEDLGIEGLLLGKRSTESPTSFERWLQGREQKKYQRAA, encoded by the coding sequence ATGAATGGGACGCCTTCTGCGGTCGTTACGCCCACCCTATATAGAGTCGTGAATGTGATGGTTACAGACGATACCTTGTCGGTTGATCTCGAAGACGGTCGCACTGTCTCTGTTCCCATCGGGTGGTATCCACGTCTGGCATACGGCACACCAGCCGAACGCGCCAATTTTCAGATCAGCGGTGCAGGCTATGGGATCCATTGGCCTGATCTCGATGAGGATCTCGGTATTGAGGGATTGTTGCTTGGTAAGCGGTCTACAGAAAGTCCCACCTCGTTCGAACGATGGCTACAGGGGCGGGAACAGAAGAAGTACCAACGCGCCGCCTAA
- a CDS encoding inositol-3-phosphate synthase produces the protein MAVNIKEPEGRLGILLPGLGAVATTFIAGVIAVRKGLAKPIGSLTQMGTIRLGKRTEHRIPAIKDFISLAELDDLVFGGWDIFEDNAYEAALKAGVLKKPLLDSLKDELEIIGPMQAVFDQAYVKRLKGEFIKAGKTKMDLAEQLREDIRRFKEKNQCQRMVMIWCGSTEVYLKPQPVHQSLESFEAGLKEGHAAIAPSMIYAYAAISEGIPYANGAPNLSADIPALVELAKQTNTPIAGKDFKTGQTLMKTILAPGLKARMLGLSGWFSTNILGNRDGEVLDDPESFKTKEESKLSVLEYILQPNLYPDLYKDFYHKVRINYYPPRGDNKEGWDNLDIFGWLGYPMQIKVDFLCRDSILAAPIVLDIALFLDLAARANMHGIQEWLSFYFKSPQVPPELYPEHDLFIQLIKLKNTLRWMRGEELITHLGQEYYD, from the coding sequence ATGGCGGTAAATATTAAGGAACCGGAAGGACGGTTAGGGATTTTATTGCCCGGCTTAGGCGCCGTAGCCACGACTTTTATTGCCGGCGTGATAGCGGTCAGGAAGGGATTGGCGAAACCTATTGGGTCTTTGACCCAGATGGGCACCATCCGGCTGGGGAAGCGGACGGAACATCGCATCCCGGCCATCAAGGACTTTATCTCCCTGGCTGAGTTGGACGATCTTGTCTTTGGGGGGTGGGACATTTTTGAGGACAATGCCTATGAAGCCGCCCTCAAGGCCGGCGTTCTGAAAAAGCCGCTTTTGGATTCCCTCAAGGATGAATTAGAGATAATCGGTCCTATGCAGGCCGTTTTTGATCAGGCTTATGTTAAAAGATTGAAGGGGGAATTTATCAAAGCGGGTAAGACCAAGATGGACCTGGCTGAACAGCTCAGGGAGGATATCCGCCGCTTCAAGGAGAAAAACCAGTGTCAGCGAATGGTTATGATCTGGTGCGGCAGCACCGAGGTTTACCTTAAACCGCAGCCGGTTCACCAAAGCCTCGAAAGCTTTGAGGCCGGGCTTAAAGAAGGCCATGCGGCCATTGCCCCAAGTATGATCTATGCCTACGCCGCCATCTCAGAAGGCATCCCTTATGCCAATGGCGCTCCCAACCTTTCAGCCGACATCCCAGCCCTGGTTGAGTTGGCCAAACAAACTAATACCCCTATCGCCGGCAAGGATTTTAAGACCGGCCAGACCTTAATGAAAACTATCCTCGCCCCGGGTCTTAAGGCCAGGATGTTGGGGTTGTCCGGCTGGTTCTCTACCAACATCCTGGGTAACAGAGACGGCGAGGTCCTCGATGATCCGGAGTCTTTCAAGACCAAAGAGGAATCTAAGCTCTCGGTGCTGGAGTATATCCTCCAACCCAATCTATATCCCGATCTCTACAAGGACTTTTACCACAAGGTCAGAATCAATTACTACCCTCCCCGGGGAGATAATAAGGAAGGCTGGGATAATCTGGACATCTTCGGATGGCTGGGATATCCTATGCAGATAAAGGTGGATTTTCTCTGTCGGGATTCCATCTTAGCGGCGCCTATTGTCCTGGATATAGCCCTGTTTCTTGATCTGGCCGCCAGAGCCAATATGCACGGCATCCAGGAGTGGCTCAGTTTTTACTTCAAGTCCCCCCAGGTGCCGCCAGAGCTTTATCCGGAACACGACCTCTTTATCCAATTGATTAAACTAAAGAATACCCTTCGCTGGATGCGGGGAGAGGAATTAATCACCCATTTAGGGCAGGAGTACTATGATTAA
- a CDS encoding clan AA aspartic protease has product MKNKKLKGGQMGVFNVLIKVRNWQNKYLPIDKQGEEVKCQALVDSGAAELALPTEIIDKLKLEPLGVVQVYTADGGQHEYRVFGIAEVEVQGRICQVRVIELPYGSEPLLGAVPLEEMDWHISAIDKKLIPNPKSPEKPLLPLC; this is encoded by the coding sequence ATGAAAAATAAAAAATTGAAAGGAGGACAAATGGGAGTATTTAATGTTCTTATCAAAGTAAGAAATTGGCAAAATAAATATCTGCCTATTGATAAGCAAGGTGAAGAGGTAAAATGTCAAGCTCTTGTTGATTCAGGAGCTGCTGAACTTGCTCTTCCTACTGAAATTATTGATAAACTAAAATTAGAACCTCTGGGAGTCGTACAAGTATATACTGCGGATGGTGGACAACACGAGTATCGTGTTTTTGGTATAGCAGAGGTAGAGGTTCAGGGGAGAATCTGTCAAGTTCGTGTCATTGAGCTTCCCTACGGATCTGAACCGCTTCTTGGCGCTGTGCCTCTCGAAGAAATGGACTGGCACATATCGGCTATAGACAAAAAACTTATACCTAATCCTAAATCTCCAGAAAAACCACTTTTGCCTTTATGTTAA